The following proteins are encoded in a genomic region of Bufo bufo chromosome 11, aBufBuf1.1, whole genome shotgun sequence:
- the LOC120981766 gene encoding cortexin-3-like: MLLTMDGEILSTTMSTSGAALPVSSLTLEQKAAFVLVFLLFIFLGLLIIRCFRILLDPYRSMPSSTWTDYMEKDTFDYRWA, translated from the coding sequence atgCTACTAACAATGGACGGTGAGATTCTGAGCACCACAATGTCAACGTCAGGAGCCGCCCTCCCGGTGTCTTCTCTGACCTTAGAACAAAAAGCTGCCTTCGTGCTCGTGTTCCTGCTGTTCATCTTCCTGGGGCTCCTCATCATACGTTGCTTTAGgatcctccttgatccttaccgcaGCATGCCCTCGTCCACATGGACAGATTACATGGAAAAGGACACCTTTGACTACCGCTGGGCCTGA
- the GABPB2 gene encoding GA-binding protein subunit beta-2 isoform X1 produces the protein MALDLGKRLLEAARGGDDDEVRQLMGSGAPFTTDWLGTSPLHFAAQYGHFSTVKVLLQAGISRDARTKVDRTPLHMAASEGHTHIVELLIKNGASINAKDMLEMTALHWATEHNHRDVVDLLIKNAADVNIQSKFGKTPFDIALDRNYPELLIALQETMQGQGHIHIQPARTNAITVSSPQIILTPSMMSTANMTTSTAGCIDFTNPNSVLATLAALAEAYTPISGSGNTAGSSTELVSMDSVGQILENGGQRVITIVTDGIQLGNLHGRFTTDRMRRPLLVTIQNGEQVVAIPEEDFIEEVVAEEDAPPAKKLRLLAVEAAKKDNTDNREEDTRRLLQQQLHEANVRAQEYRQQLMEKEQEAEEYRVRLENLARQHINGDSFTVVEDGDTIIISTEELQGTEMTEIETVEHHCDIPMESVVM, from the exons ATGGCGTTGGACCtggggaagaggttactggaggCGGCTCGTGGCGGAGATGACGATGAAGTGCGGCAGCTGATGGGGAGCGGAGCGCCGTTCACCACTGACTGG CTGGGGACGTCCCCTCTCCATTTCGCCGCTCAGTACGGTCACTTCTCCACGGTCAAAGTTCTGCTCCAGGCAGGGATCAGCAGAGACGCCCGGACCAAGGTGGACAGGACCCCGCTACACATGGCGGCCTCTGAGGGTCACACCCACATCGTGGAACTGCTGATCAAG AACGGAGCCAGCATCAATGCTAAGGACATGCTGGAAATGACGGCGCTGCACTGGGCCACGGAGCACAACCACCGGGACGTGGTGGACCTGCTCATCAAGAACGCGGCCGACGTCAACATCCAGAGCAAGTTCGGCAAGACGCCCTTTGATATCGCCCTCGACAGGAACTACCCCGAGCTGCTGATTGCCTTACAG GAGACCATGCAGGGACAGGGGCACATCCACATACAGCCTGCGAGGACTAACGCCATCACAGTCTCATCCCCGCAGATCATCCTGACGCCCAGTATGATGTCTACGGCGAACATGACCACTTCCACAG CCGGCTGTATTGACTTTACTAACCCCAATTCTGTGCTGGCCACACTGGCGGCGCTGGCAGAGGCCTACACCCCTATTTCAGGCTCTGGCAATAccgctg GGTCCTCTACTGAACTCGTCTCCATGGACAGTGTCGGGCAGATCTTGGAGAATGGAGGCCAGAGGGTGATCACCATTGTGACGGATGGCATACAGCTGGGGAACTTACATGGCAGGTTTACTACAGATCGCATGCGGCGTCCTCTTCTGGTGACCATCCAGAATGGAGAGCAAG TTGTTGCCATCCCTGAAGAGGACTTCATAGAAGAGGTAGTGGCTGAGGAAGATGCCCCCCCTGCTAAAAAGCTTCGTCTGCTGGCCGTGGAAGCTGCTAAAAAAGATAATACG GACAATCGTGAAGAGGACACCCGGAGACTATTACAGCAGCAGCTCCATGAAGCCAACGTGCGGGCCCAGGAGTACCGGCAGCAGCTcatggagaaggagcaggaggcgGAGGAGTACAGGGTCAGGCTGGAGAACCTGGCCCGACAACACATCAATGGGGACAGCTTCACAGTGGTGGAGGACGGTGACACCATCATAATCTCCACCGAGGAGTTACAGGGCACAGAAATGACGGAGATAGAGACAGTGGAGCATCACTGCGACATTCCTATGGAAAGTGTGGTCATGTGA
- the GABPB2 gene encoding GA-binding protein subunit beta-2 isoform X2, with amino-acid sequence MALDLGKRLLEAARGGDDDEVRQLMGSGAPFTTDWLGTSPLHFAAQYGHFSTVKVLLQAGISRDARTKVDRTPLHMAASEGHTHIVELLIKNGASINAKDMLEMTALHWATEHNHRDVVDLLIKNAADVNIQSKFGKTPFDIALDRNYPELLIALQETMQGQGHIHIQPARTNAITVSSPQIILTPSMMSTANMTTSTGSSTELVSMDSVGQILENGGQRVITIVTDGIQLGNLHGRFTTDRMRRPLLVTIQNGEQVVAIPEEDFIEEVVAEEDAPPAKKLRLLAVEAAKKDNTDNREEDTRRLLQQQLHEANVRAQEYRQQLMEKEQEAEEYRVRLENLARQHINGDSFTVVEDGDTIIISTEELQGTEMTEIETVEHHCDIPMESVVM; translated from the exons ATGGCGTTGGACCtggggaagaggttactggaggCGGCTCGTGGCGGAGATGACGATGAAGTGCGGCAGCTGATGGGGAGCGGAGCGCCGTTCACCACTGACTGG CTGGGGACGTCCCCTCTCCATTTCGCCGCTCAGTACGGTCACTTCTCCACGGTCAAAGTTCTGCTCCAGGCAGGGATCAGCAGAGACGCCCGGACCAAGGTGGACAGGACCCCGCTACACATGGCGGCCTCTGAGGGTCACACCCACATCGTGGAACTGCTGATCAAG AACGGAGCCAGCATCAATGCTAAGGACATGCTGGAAATGACGGCGCTGCACTGGGCCACGGAGCACAACCACCGGGACGTGGTGGACCTGCTCATCAAGAACGCGGCCGACGTCAACATCCAGAGCAAGTTCGGCAAGACGCCCTTTGATATCGCCCTCGACAGGAACTACCCCGAGCTGCTGATTGCCTTACAG GAGACCATGCAGGGACAGGGGCACATCCACATACAGCCTGCGAGGACTAACGCCATCACAGTCTCATCCCCGCAGATCATCCTGACGCCCAGTATGATGTCTACGGCGAACATGACCACTTCCACAG GGTCCTCTACTGAACTCGTCTCCATGGACAGTGTCGGGCAGATCTTGGAGAATGGAGGCCAGAGGGTGATCACCATTGTGACGGATGGCATACAGCTGGGGAACTTACATGGCAGGTTTACTACAGATCGCATGCGGCGTCCTCTTCTGGTGACCATCCAGAATGGAGAGCAAG TTGTTGCCATCCCTGAAGAGGACTTCATAGAAGAGGTAGTGGCTGAGGAAGATGCCCCCCCTGCTAAAAAGCTTCGTCTGCTGGCCGTGGAAGCTGCTAAAAAAGATAATACG GACAATCGTGAAGAGGACACCCGGAGACTATTACAGCAGCAGCTCCATGAAGCCAACGTGCGGGCCCAGGAGTACCGGCAGCAGCTcatggagaaggagcaggaggcgGAGGAGTACAGGGTCAGGCTGGAGAACCTGGCCCGACAACACATCAATGGGGACAGCTTCACAGTGGTGGAGGACGGTGACACCATCATAATCTCCACCGAGGAGTTACAGGGCACAGAAATGACGGAGATAGAGACAGTGGAGCATCACTGCGACATTCCTATGGAAAGTGTGGTCATGTGA
- the MLLT11 gene encoding protein AF1q, producing MLDTMSSQYDSFLFWKLPIPELDLSELECLGLEKTSKMSKGGPKEEDVLLEYTAFNYWREPIASIEALDFDLI from the coding sequence ATGCTGGACACAATGAGCAGCCAATATGATTCCTTCCTGTTCTGGAAGCTTCCTATCCCAGAACTGGATCTCTCCGAACTGGAGTGCCTTGGCTTAGAGAAAACCTCCAAGATGTCCAAAGGTGGACCCAAAGAGGAAGACGTCCTGCTGGAGTACACTGCGTTCAACTACTGGCGAGAACCCATCGCCAGCATTGAAGCCTTAGACTTCgacctgatttaa